In Halorientalis sp. LT38, a genomic segment contains:
- a CDS encoding CheF family chemotaxis protein, with the protein MSEGESKLADAQGKFARVVKDGRKLNDIEWQSGRIILSNKRLVLVSNDGKRTIALSKIDGLKGRVDVNQAIARVSGYVSLQVGKDVTLVAPNDTETFKNKLYGALLNQEVILAKHPAVEGGVVQDTKWKKGRLKVAEEGVELAVSDGQFVEIPLDDIGGIDEGTRTVMGNERLVLEVEHTEDGDTSVQTHISGTRRHTVFLRSLLREGEQRAEVNADLSEREHEVLMALYSGVSPFEIPSFVDMDVDRVEEVYERLIELDILEEVRTRKEVRLKARGRHIAGDVMDDR; encoded by the coding sequence ATGAGCGAGGGCGAGAGCAAGCTGGCGGACGCCCAGGGCAAGTTCGCCCGGGTCGTCAAGGACGGGCGGAAACTCAACGACATCGAGTGGCAGAGCGGCCGCATCATCCTCTCGAACAAGCGACTCGTCCTCGTCAGCAACGACGGCAAGCGGACCATCGCCCTCTCGAAGATCGACGGCCTCAAAGGACGCGTCGACGTCAACCAGGCCATCGCGCGGGTCTCGGGCTACGTCTCGCTCCAGGTCGGGAAGGACGTCACCCTCGTCGCCCCGAACGACACCGAGACGTTCAAGAACAAGCTCTACGGCGCCCTGCTGAACCAGGAGGTCATCCTGGCGAAACACCCCGCCGTCGAGGGCGGCGTCGTCCAGGATACCAAGTGGAAGAAGGGGCGCCTGAAGGTCGCCGAGGAGGGCGTCGAACTCGCCGTCTCCGACGGCCAGTTCGTCGAGATTCCCCTCGACGACATCGGCGGCATCGACGAGGGCACCCGGACCGTCATGGGCAACGAACGACTCGTCCTCGAGGTCGAACACACCGAGGACGGGGACACGAGCGTCCAGACCCACATCTCCGGCACGCGCCGGCACACCGTCTTCCTCCGGAGCCTCCTCCGCGAGGGCGAACAGCGCGCCGAGGTCAACGCCGACCTCTCCGAGCGCGAACACGAGGTGCTCATGGCGCTGTACTCGGGCGTCTCGCCCTTCGAGATCCCCAGCTTCGTCGACATGGACGTCGACAGGGTCGAGGAGGTGTACGAACGGCTGATCGAACTCGACATCCTGGAGGAGGTCCGCACCCGCAAGGAGGTTCGCCTGAAAGCGCGGGGGCGACACATCGCCGGCGACGTGATGGACGATCGCTGA
- a CDS encoding HEAT repeat domain-containing protein, translated as MSLYQLERDGDVEQLKSVIRTSDSDEIRARAAEILGEFDEETLEDHDVVTPLVDLAQSADDERVTAAAIDALNRLGTGAIQELIAEMAGLELGEDQQADWAKAKAFSQALSADVPELRMAAANALGELGKTDVLPDLLERLDDPDPRVRARVARACGRLEDARATDALTARLSDPNGDVRREVAEALGVIGNRQALTALLEMFDDDRGPIRRIAVGAMGNFGNARPVEGLVAALSDEDPSVRRTAVYSIIELLSNVPTDQSHEIRETVVERLTRTDDRSVLVPMLDILEESTQNRQRRNTAWLLGRVADQDSAGYGRIVDALVDAMDDDDQLTAQFAATSLAQIGGERVETRLLEVLDDTGRPDDVRAQAVFTLGKVGGERARARLDDLIDNTESEQLRQKAFSAISKLGGRGVQ; from the coding sequence ATGTCCCTCTACCAACTCGAACGCGACGGCGACGTGGAGCAACTCAAGTCCGTGATCCGGACCAGCGACAGCGACGAGATCCGCGCCCGGGCCGCGGAGATCCTCGGCGAGTTCGACGAGGAGACGCTCGAAGACCACGACGTGGTGACGCCGCTCGTCGACCTGGCCCAGTCCGCCGACGACGAGCGCGTGACCGCCGCCGCCATCGACGCGCTGAATCGCCTGGGCACCGGCGCCATCCAGGAACTGATCGCCGAGATGGCCGGCCTCGAACTCGGCGAGGACCAGCAGGCCGACTGGGCGAAGGCGAAAGCGTTCTCGCAGGCGCTGTCGGCCGACGTGCCCGAACTCCGGATGGCCGCGGCCAACGCGCTGGGCGAACTCGGGAAGACCGACGTGTTGCCCGACCTGCTCGAGCGACTGGACGACCCCGACCCTCGCGTCCGGGCCCGGGTCGCCCGCGCGTGCGGTCGCCTCGAGGACGCCAGAGCCACCGACGCGCTGACCGCCCGGCTCTCGGACCCGAACGGCGACGTCCGCCGGGAGGTCGCGGAGGCGCTGGGCGTCATCGGTAACCGGCAGGCGCTGACGGCCCTGCTCGAGATGTTCGACGACGACCGGGGCCCGATCCGCCGGATCGCGGTCGGCGCGATGGGCAACTTCGGGAACGCCCGCCCGGTCGAAGGGCTGGTCGCGGCGCTGTCCGACGAGGACCCCTCGGTCCGCCGGACCGCGGTGTACTCGATCATCGAACTCCTCTCGAACGTGCCGACCGACCAGAGCCACGAGATCCGCGAGACGGTCGTCGAGCGGCTCACCCGGACCGACGACCGCAGCGTGCTGGTGCCGATGCTAGACATCCTGGAGGAGAGCACGCAGAACCGCCAGCGGCGCAACACCGCCTGGTTGCTGGGCCGGGTCGCAGACCAGGACAGCGCCGGCTACGGCCGGATCGTCGACGCGCTGGTCGACGCCATGGACGACGACGACCAGCTGACCGCCCAGTTCGCGGCCACCAGCCTCGCCCAGATCGGCGGCGAGCGCGTCGAGACGCGCTTGCTCGAGGTGCTCGACGACACGGGCCGGCCCGATGACGTCCGCGCGCAGGCCGTCTTCACCCTCGGGAAGGTCGGCGGCGAGCGGGCCCGGGCGCGACTGGACGACCTCATCGACAACACCGAGAGCGAACAGCTCAGACAGAAGGCCTTCTCGGCTATCTCGAAACTCGGCGGGAGGGGAGTCCAGTGA
- a CDS encoding CheR family methyltransferase produces the protein MTDSRQDSQDAFDELLQYVQREVGFETGFYNDAYLDRRITARMRRTGAETYPEYQRQLRDDDGEKDRLLDSLSINVTGFFRNPEAWDGIRSVLRRLTEERRDVRIWSAPCADGREPYSLAMLALDDPEVETRRLSILGTDISEDSLNVAREGVYETSQTTDIGEELEPLAESESYVEREGDRFRVRDRVKDLVEFERHDLIRGEAKHDFDLVLCRNLLIYIDAAFKVPIFETIEGSLRGDGFLVIGMTETLPHECRDTFEPFDKSHRIYRKA, from the coding sequence ATGACCGACAGTAGACAGGATTCGCAGGACGCGTTCGATGAGCTCCTCCAGTACGTGCAGCGCGAGGTCGGCTTCGAGACTGGCTTCTACAACGACGCCTACCTCGACCGCCGGATCACCGCGCGGATGCGCCGGACCGGCGCCGAGACCTACCCGGAGTACCAGCGACAGTTGCGCGACGACGACGGCGAAAAAGACCGGCTGCTCGACTCGCTGTCGATCAACGTCACCGGCTTCTTCCGGAACCCCGAGGCCTGGGACGGCATCAGGAGCGTGTTGCGACGGCTGACCGAGGAGCGCCGTGACGTCCGGATCTGGAGCGCGCCCTGTGCCGACGGCCGGGAGCCGTACTCGCTGGCGATGCTCGCACTGGACGATCCCGAGGTCGAGACCCGGCGGCTGTCGATCCTCGGTACCGACATCAGCGAGGACTCCCTGAACGTGGCCCGCGAGGGCGTCTACGAGACCTCCCAGACCACCGATATCGGCGAGGAACTCGAACCGCTCGCGGAGTCGGAAAGCTACGTCGAGCGCGAGGGCGACCGGTTCCGGGTCCGCGACCGGGTGAAGGACCTCGTCGAGTTCGAGCGCCACGACCTCATCCGCGGGGAGGCAAAGCACGACTTCGACCTGGTACTGTGCCGGAACCTGCTGATCTACATCGACGCCGCGTTCAAGGTCCCCATCTTCGAGACCATCGAGGGGTCGCTGCGCGGCGACGGGTTCCTCGTGATCGGGATGACCGAGACGCTCCCACACGAGTGTCGCGACACCTTCGAACCGTTCGACAAGTCCCACCGCATCTACCGCAAGGCATAA
- the cheA gene encoding chemotaxis protein CheA encodes MEDQYLDAFIRESEEAITELNNSLLALESDPEDEQAMESIFRKAHTLKGNFGAMGFEDASDLAHAIEDLLDEMREDNMEVTPEVMDLIFAGVDQIEVIVGEIEAEGESATDTSETVAEIRGVLENGPEAALDDGSDADPAATDGDAADDEDATADGDEPDASGADTADAAVAVDADVFADAAVDVEEAFQVRVEIGESDMLGVDGMLAVEAVADTFQLLAAEPARAEIEDGAYDGGFDLLVDAPDVDVLRGSLDRVSKIDAFAVERVTEFGDGDESGDDGGTAATADSSVDEIKSVRVDVDRLDELHGQVEQLVTSRIKLRRAVEDGDVDAAGENLNELDKISANLQNTVMDMRLIPLKKVVGKFPRLVRDLARELDKEVDFRIEGEDIELDRTILTEISDPLMHILRNSVDHGIEPPEERERRGKPRQGTVELRATRERDHVIIEVEDDGAGLDVESIREKAVEKGVRSEAELERMEEGDIYDLVFHPGFSTAEEVTDTSGRGVGMDVVHDTVTQLDGSVSVDSEIGEGTTVSLRLPVTMAIVKVLFVQVGDEQYGVPIKNIDEISQRNGTKVINGEDVVEHDGDIYPIVDIAKAFDVPDAKRNGDGMLVRIRESERQVALQCDAVTQQEEVVVKPLEGILSGTPGLSGTAVLGDGNIVHILDVVTL; translated from the coding sequence ATGGAGGACCAGTATCTCGACGCGTTCATCCGCGAAAGCGAGGAAGCGATCACCGAACTGAACAACTCCCTGCTCGCCCTGGAGTCCGATCCGGAAGACGAGCAGGCCATGGAGTCGATCTTCCGGAAGGCCCACACGCTCAAGGGCAACTTCGGGGCGATGGGCTTCGAGGACGCCAGCGACCTCGCACACGCCATCGAGGACCTCCTCGACGAGATGCGCGAGGACAACATGGAGGTCACCCCCGAGGTGATGGACCTGATCTTCGCCGGCGTCGACCAGATCGAGGTCATCGTCGGCGAGATCGAGGCCGAGGGCGAGTCCGCGACCGATACGAGCGAGACCGTCGCCGAGATCCGCGGTGTCCTCGAGAACGGCCCCGAAGCGGCCCTCGACGACGGGAGCGACGCCGACCCGGCGGCCACCGACGGGGACGCGGCCGACGACGAGGACGCGACGGCCGACGGGGACGAACCCGACGCGTCGGGAGCCGACACCGCCGACGCCGCGGTCGCGGTCGACGCGGACGTCTTCGCCGACGCGGCCGTCGACGTCGAGGAGGCCTTCCAGGTCCGGGTCGAGATCGGCGAGAGCGATATGCTGGGCGTCGACGGGATGCTCGCCGTCGAGGCGGTCGCCGACACCTTCCAGTTGCTGGCTGCCGAACCGGCCCGCGCCGAGATCGAGGACGGCGCGTACGACGGCGGTTTCGACCTGCTGGTCGACGCCCCGGACGTCGACGTGTTGCGCGGGAGCCTCGATCGCGTCTCGAAGATCGACGCCTTCGCCGTCGAACGGGTGACGGAGTTCGGTGACGGCGACGAATCGGGCGACGACGGCGGGACCGCGGCCACCGCGGACTCCTCGGTCGACGAGATCAAGTCCGTCAGAGTGGACGTCGACCGGCTGGACGAGCTCCACGGCCAGGTCGAGCAACTGGTGACCAGCCGCATCAAGCTCCGCCGGGCCGTCGAGGACGGCGACGTCGACGCCGCCGGGGAGAACCTCAACGAACTGGACAAGATCAGCGCCAACCTCCAGAACACGGTGATGGACATGCGCCTGATCCCGCTGAAGAAGGTCGTCGGCAAGTTCCCCCGGCTCGTGCGGGACCTCGCCCGGGAACTCGACAAGGAGGTGGACTTCCGGATCGAGGGCGAGGACATCGAGCTCGACCGGACGATCCTCACCGAGATCTCCGACCCGCTGATGCACATCCTCCGCAATTCGGTCGACCACGGGATCGAACCCCCCGAGGAGCGCGAACGGCGGGGCAAACCCCGGCAGGGGACCGTCGAACTCCGCGCGACGCGCGAACGCGACCACGTCATCATCGAGGTCGAGGACGACGGCGCTGGGCTGGACGTCGAATCGATCCGCGAGAAGGCGGTGGAGAAGGGCGTCCGCAGCGAGGCCGAACTCGAGCGCATGGAGGAGGGCGACATCTACGACCTGGTCTTCCACCCCGGGTTCTCGACGGCCGAGGAGGTCACCGACACCAGCGGCCGCGGCGTCGGCATGGACGTCGTCCACGACACCGTGACGCAACTGGACGGCTCCGTCAGCGTCGACAGCGAGATCGGCGAGGGGACGACCGTCTCGCTCCGCCTCCCCGTCACGATGGCCATCGTCAAGGTCCTGTTCGTGCAGGTCGGCGACGAGCAGTACGGCGTCCCGATCAAGAACATCGACGAGATCAGCCAGCGCAACGGCACGAAGGTCATCAACGGCGAGGATGTCGTCGAACACGACGGCGACATCTACCCCATCGTCGACATCGCCAAGGCCTTCGACGTCCCCGACGCGAAGCGAAACGGCGACGGCATGCTCGTGCGCATCCGCGAGTCCGAGCGCCAGGTCGCCCTGCAGTGCGACGCCGTCACCCAGCAGGAGGAAGTCGTCGTCAAACCCCTCGAGGGTATCCTCTCCGGCACCCCCGGGCTCTCCGGGACCGCCGTCCTCGGCGACGGCAACATCGTCCACATCCTCGACGTGGTGACGCTGTGA
- the cheB gene encoding chemotaxis-specific protein-glutamate methyltransferase CheB, with protein sequence MAGATRAVVTDDSHFMRSVISDMLEAGGVDVVAEARDGREAVAAVSEHEPDVVTMDVEMPEMNGIEAVERIMARSPTPVLMLSAHTDENADVTFQAIEKGAVDFFTKPGGEVSMEMSRLEDQLVDMVLSVAEVDVSDRAERPRASTAAATTEAAETADPATTESAGGADSSGVVEPEGSYVENPTLLLGSSTGGPTVVERIMAELPLDADLRVLIVQHMPDGFTSRFATRLDDRSDYDVREATDGARIGGGEALVAAGGKHMEVTNYARGRLRVALTETPPENSVRPAVDVTMRTAADRIADPLVAVILTGMGTDGAAGVRAVANAGGHVVAQDEASSAVYGMPKRAVETGVVDDVLALESITDAVLDAITEA encoded by the coding sequence ATGGCGGGGGCGACGCGGGCCGTCGTCACCGACGACTCCCACTTCATGCGCAGCGTCATCTCCGACATGCTCGAAGCGGGCGGCGTCGACGTCGTCGCGGAGGCCCGCGACGGTCGCGAGGCGGTCGCCGCCGTCAGCGAGCACGAACCGGACGTCGTGACGATGGACGTCGAGATGCCCGAGATGAACGGGATCGAGGCCGTCGAGCGGATCATGGCCCGGTCACCGACGCCCGTCCTCATGCTGTCGGCCCACACCGACGAGAACGCCGACGTCACCTTCCAGGCCATCGAGAAGGGGGCCGTCGACTTCTTCACGAAACCCGGCGGCGAGGTCTCGATGGAGATGTCCCGGCTCGAAGACCAGCTCGTTGACATGGTCCTGTCGGTCGCCGAGGTCGACGTCTCGGACCGGGCCGAGCGCCCCAGGGCGTCGACGGCAGCGGCCACCACCGAGGCCGCAGAGACCGCCGACCCGGCGACGACCGAGTCCGCCGGCGGTGCCGATTCGAGCGGCGTCGTCGAACCCGAAGGGAGCTACGTCGAGAACCCGACGCTGTTGCTCGGGTCCTCGACCGGCGGGCCGACCGTCGTCGAGCGGATCATGGCGGAGTTGCCGCTCGACGCCGATCTGCGCGTGCTGATCGTCCAGCACATGCCCGATGGTTTCACCAGTCGGTTCGCCACGCGCCTGGACGACCGCAGCGACTACGACGTCCGGGAAGCCACCGACGGCGCGCGCATCGGCGGCGGCGAAGCGCTCGTGGCCGCCGGCGGCAAGCACATGGAAGTCACCAATTACGCGCGCGGGCGACTCCGCGTCGCGCTCACGGAGACGCCGCCGGAGAACAGCGTGCGCCCGGCCGTCGACGTGACGATGCGGACCGCCGCCGACCGCATCGCGGACCCGCTCGTGGCCGTCATCCTGACCGGCATGGGGACGGACGGCGCGGCGGGCGTCCGCGCGGTGGCGAACGCGGGCGGACACGTCGTCGCCCAGGACGAGGCGAGTTCTGCGGTCTACGGCATGCCCAAGCGAGCCGTCGAGACGGGCGTCGTCGACGACGTGCTCGCGCTGGAGTCGATCACCGACGCCGTTCTCGACGCGATCACGGAGGCCTAA
- a CDS encoding chemotaxis protein CheW, with protein sequence MSQATPTDAAEATDQVLEFELGTETYCVDIDYVTEIVDVGKLTGLPNAPDYVEGVMDLRGRTTAIVDPKAIFDVDGADVDVRRIVVFDPAIIGDRKAAGWLVDEVRQVVKLDPETVESAPDSGREAVRGVIKHDDEDGFVIWVDPQAVHK encoded by the coding sequence ATGTCACAGGCGACACCGACGGACGCGGCCGAGGCGACCGACCAGGTATTGGAATTCGAACTCGGCACCGAAACCTACTGCGTCGACATCGACTACGTCACGGAGATCGTCGACGTGGGGAAGCTAACGGGGCTGCCAAACGCCCCGGACTACGTCGAGGGCGTGATGGATCTCCGCGGGCGCACGACGGCGATCGTCGACCCGAAGGCCATCTTCGACGTCGACGGTGCCGACGTCGACGTCAGACGGATCGTCGTGTTCGACCCGGCGATCATCGGCGACCGGAAGGCAGCCGGGTGGCTCGTCGACGAGGTGCGCCAGGTCGTGAAACTCGACCCCGAGACCGTCGAAAGCGCACCCGACAGCGGCCGGGAGGCGGTTCGCGGCGTGATCAAACACGACGACGAGGACGGGTTCGTGATCTGGGTGGACCCCCAGGCCGTCCACAAGTGA
- a CDS encoding RAD55 family ATPase → MIELTKTGIDGLDQILNGGIVTNSTTLVSGNPGAGKSILGLQYVYNGVKMFDEKGIYLSFEENEQDIREAAESIGFDDWQAFVDSGDIKVYDKQVLLRENDFTSSLDLLLDDIQGEDYQRLVLDSLTMFQLFFENEQEKRTYLLKFTDILRQNELTTLMTNEQGAVFPDTDIGLENYLTDGNIYLIQTPTESGVNRYVWVAKMRKQNIETDIFPMEIEHGGITVHENASAFSMMSEDDSPI, encoded by the coding sequence ATGATCGAGCTAACGAAGACGGGGATCGACGGACTGGATCAGATCCTCAACGGTGGGATCGTCACGAACTCGACGACGCTGGTCAGCGGGAATCCGGGGGCCGGCAAGAGCATTCTGGGCCTGCAGTACGTCTACAACGGCGTCAAAATGTTCGACGAGAAGGGCATCTACCTCTCCTTCGAGGAGAACGAACAGGACATCCGCGAGGCCGCCGAATCGATCGGTTTCGACGACTGGCAGGCGTTCGTCGACAGCGGCGACATCAAGGTGTACGACAAGCAGGTCCTGCTCCGGGAGAACGACTTCACCTCCTCGCTGGACCTGTTGCTCGACGACATCCAGGGCGAGGACTACCAGCGACTGGTCCTCGACTCGCTGACGATGTTCCAGCTGTTCTTCGAGAACGAACAGGAGAAACGTACCTACCTGCTGAAGTTCACCGACATCCTCCGGCAGAACGAACTGACGACCCTGATGACCAACGAACAGGGGGCGGTGTTCCCGGACACGGACATCGGTCTGGAGAACTACCTCACCGACGGGAACATCTACCTGATCCAGACGCCGACCGAGTCGGGCGTCAACCGCTACGTCTGGGTCGCGAAGATGCGCAAGCAGAACATCGAGACCGACATCTTCCCGATGGAGATCGAACACGGCGGCATCACGGTTCACGAGAACGCCAGCGCGTTCTCGATGATGAGCGAAGACGATTCACCGATTTGA
- a CDS encoding ArsR/SmtB family transcription factor — protein sequence MPPAEVLRTLGNKYSAEILEATDEPQSAQGLSEELDIPIATCYRRIDELTEHDLLELHDNILSDDRRRIKVYRRNVDEITVDFSGELSVSIEERSEVTNKLDEAWRTLSES from the coding sequence ATGCCACCTGCCGAGGTTCTACGAACGCTTGGAAACAAGTATAGCGCGGAGATCCTGGAGGCCACCGACGAGCCCCAGTCGGCACAGGGCTTGAGCGAGGAACTCGACATCCCGATCGCGACCTGCTACCGACGGATCGACGAGCTGACGGAGCACGACCTGCTCGAACTCCACGACAACATCCTCTCCGACGACCGGCGGCGGATCAAGGTCTACCGCCGCAACGTCGACGAGATCACCGTCGACTTCTCGGGAGAGCTGTCGGTCAGCATCGAGGAGCGCTCGGAGGTCACCAACAAACTCGACGAAGCCTGGCGGACGCTTTCGGAGAGCTGA
- a CDS encoding DUF7521 family protein, translating to MTVEILYAASTLVFVVAGLTMVGMAIRAYVQTSRQAMLHLSLGFSLAVAGAAATMISAFINDFEGTRWLLLVNSGLTTFGYLFVMYSLVTYE from the coding sequence ATGACCGTAGAAATCCTCTATGCCGCCTCCACCCTGGTCTTCGTCGTGGCCGGGCTGACCATGGTCGGCATGGCCATCCGCGCGTACGTACAAACCTCCCGACAGGCGATGTTGCACCTCTCGCTGGGCTTTTCCCTGGCCGTCGCCGGCGCCGCCGCGACGATGATCAGCGCGTTCATCAACGACTTCGAGGGGACCCGGTGGCTCCTGCTCGTCAACAGCGGGCTCACCACCTTCGGGTACCTGTTCGTGATGTACAGTCTCGTCACCTACGAGTGA
- a CDS encoding archaellin/type IV pilin N-terminal domain-containing protein, with product MFETFKADEDRGQVGIGTLIVFIAMVLVAAIAAGVLINTAGFLQSQSEETGEQSSQQVTNRLQIQTSSGLVTSGDGSNRIGAIEMIATKAPGAEDIDLEGISIQWVDNSGTYDIVHDNVLDNQDGSFDHTSVKDEDGSLSPSGGAAPVVNSPDDRARLVFDLGNADDGTGDAGDNSLNEFFDESPDGEHTFRNQGLAESETATIRITTSSGATSTVRIQVPSSLSGKSAANL from the coding sequence ATGTTCGAGACATTCAAAGCAGACGAAGACCGGGGTCAGGTCGGTATCGGGACCCTCATCGTGTTCATCGCGATGGTTCTCGTCGCGGCGATCGCGGCGGGCGTCCTGATCAACACGGCCGGCTTCCTGCAGAGTCAGTCAGAAGAGACCGGTGAACAGAGCAGTCAACAGGTGACCAACAGGCTGCAGATCCAGACGAGCTCCGGGCTGGTGACCTCCGGAGACGGCAGCAACCGAATCGGTGCGATCGAGATGATCGCCACCAAGGCCCCCGGTGCCGAGGACATCGACCTCGAGGGTATTTCCATCCAGTGGGTCGACAACTCCGGGACTTACGACATCGTCCACGACAACGTCCTCGACAACCAGGACGGGTCGTTCGACCACACGTCGGTGAAGGACGAGGACGGCTCGCTGAGCCCGTCCGGCGGCGCAGCGCCCGTCGTCAATAGCCCCGACGATCGCGCACGCCTGGTGTTCGACCTGGGTAACGCCGACGACGGAACTGGCGATGCTGGCGACAACTCGCTGAACGAGTTCTTCGACGAGAGCCCCGACGGCGAGCACACCTTCCGGAACCAGGGCCTCGCCGAGAGCGAGACCGCGACGATCCGCATTACCACCTCGTCCGGTGCCACGTCGACGGTCCGCATCCAGGTCCCGTCGTCGCTCAGTGGCAAGTCCGCGGCCAACCTGTAA
- a CDS encoding DUF7500 family protein codes for MAGPDEEATGGEPEEGPVLSPEELDIADDEHVRELEDGRYVVSSSEPIADTGSEPAGQIEGGTADDDTTPELDGETESTSAPAPPEPEPAADADPEPDPEPELTAETVHEWLSEDLSASDSRYGFDITAAFDGGISQQRMVSNDVVTIFESLVMWYAQQIDRNTPVEEVLGILLMEANAPVKYPPEAVVRAVESTALSPEDSIADLLEAVREKEGVQL; via the coding sequence ATGGCGGGTCCAGACGAGGAAGCGACCGGCGGCGAGCCCGAGGAGGGACCGGTCCTCTCGCCCGAGGAGCTCGACATCGCCGACGACGAACACGTCAGGGAACTCGAGGACGGGCGCTACGTGGTCTCTTCGTCGGAACCCATCGCCGACACGGGGTCCGAGCCGGCCGGGCAGATCGAGGGCGGCACGGCCGACGACGATACCACGCCCGAACTCGACGGGGAGACCGAATCGACGAGCGCACCGGCTCCCCCAGAGCCGGAGCCGGCGGCCGATGCCGACCCCGAACCGGACCCGGAGCCCGAACTCACAGCCGAAACGGTCCACGAGTGGCTCAGCGAGGACCTGTCGGCCTCCGATTCCCGGTACGGGTTCGACATCACCGCGGCCTTCGACGGCGGCATCTCACAGCAGCGGATGGTCTCGAACGACGTCGTCACCATCTTCGAGAGCCTCGTGATGTGGTACGCCCAGCAGATCGACCGCAACACGCCCGTCGAGGAGGTGCTGGGCATCCTCCTGATGGAGGCCAACGCTCCGGTGAAGTACCCGCCGGAGGCGGTGGTTCGGGCAGTGGAGTCGACCGCCCTCTCGCCGGAGGACTCGATCGCCGACCTGCTCGAGGCCGTCCGGGAGAAGGAGGGAGTCCAGTTGTGA
- the cheY gene encoding chemotaxis protein CheY translates to MSEVLIADDSEFMRNLLREILEEDHQIVGEVENGVEAVEVYKEERPDLVMMDIVMPIRDGIEATDEIKNGDPEATVIMCTSVGQEEKMKEAVKAGADGYITKPFQKPSVIEAIEDAVGA, encoded by the coding sequence ATGTCAGAGGTACTGATCGCGGACGATTCGGAGTTCATGCGGAACCTGCTGCGCGAGATTCTGGAGGAGGACCATCAGATCGTCGGGGAGGTCGAGAACGGCGTCGAGGCGGTGGAGGTGTACAAGGAGGAGCGGCCGGATCTGGTGATGATGGACATCGTCATGCCGATCCGGGACGGGATCGAGGCGACCGACGAGATCAAGAACGGCGACCCGGAGGCGACGGTGATCATGTGCACCAGCGTCGGCCAGGAGGAGAAGATGAAGGAGGCGGTCAAGGCCGGTGCGGACGGCTACATCACCAAGCCCTTCCAGAAGCCGAGCGTCATCGAGGCGATCGAGGACGCTGTCGGGGCGTAG